Sequence from the Microbacterium faecale genome:
CCACGTACAGGGATACGAGCAGGTGCAGGATCGACGCGACGAACCCGATGACAGCCACGAGAGTTCAGCCTACGCGAGAAGGCCCGGTGCTACCGAAACGGAGCACCGGGCGCGACGAGCGATGTGTGCGCTGAGCAGGTCAGCTACCGAACGCAGTGTCGTCGGCGGGCGCGATGCCGCCGTCGCCGGAGATCGCGACGTTCTCGGGGCTGAGCAGGAAGACCTTGCTCGTGACGCGCTCGATGCGACCGTAGAGCCCCATCGAGAGGCCGCTCGCGAAGTCGATGAGGCGACGCGCGTCGGCGTCGGACATCTGCGAGACGTTGATGATCACGGGCAGGCCGTCGCGGAACTGCTCCGCGATCGTCTGCGCGTCGCGATACTGCTTCGGATGGACCGTGACGATCTCGTTGACGGCGTCGGCGGCCGGCTGACGAACGACCGTGGGTCGGCGCAGCGGGGTCACAGGGGCCGGCTTGTCGTCGTCATGATTCTCCTCACGGTGCGAGGAGCGAACGGGGGTCTCCGACATCCCCTCCTCGACA
This genomic interval carries:
- a CDS encoding cell division protein SepF translates to MANPLKKTMVYLGLADEEEYVEEGMSETPVRSSHREENHDDDKPAPVTPLRRPTVVRQPAADAVNEIVTVHPKQYRDAQTIAEQFRDGLPVIINVSQMSDADARRLIDFASGLSMGLYGRIERVTSKVFLLSPENVAISGDGGIAPADDTAFGS